In Fundulus heteroclitus isolate FHET01 chromosome 16, MU-UCD_Fhet_4.1, whole genome shotgun sequence, a single genomic region encodes these proteins:
- the rogdi gene encoding protein rogdi homolog — protein MLHPQRSLSELPKMSAASQVERAVLEEEFNWLLKEEVHAVLKQLQEILKEASRRFSMPTPGLESQLKQENFILGSSTMDQVKGVLTLQGEALTQADINLKVAKSSQVLHFQFREDKQWKLQQIQDARNHVNQALLLLSSRDETYQFKTGAEVNKLMDAVMLQLTRARNRLTTPASLTLPELATSGLMKMFTPPMPGDVMVNFYINLSKLCLTVYQLHVLPPNTTKNFKPTGSSVLHNPGAMFELNNNRFEVSHVHKVECVVPWLSDTLVFFTISLQLCQQLKDKISVFSSFWNYRPF, from the exons ATGCTCCACCCGCAGAGATCCCTGTCCGAGCTGCCGAAGATGTCCGCTGCCAGTCAGGTGGAAAGAGCCGTGCTG GAGGAGGAGTTTAACTGGCTGCTGAAAGAAGAAGTGCATGCTGTCCTGAAGCAGCTCCAAGAGATTCTCAAG GAAGCGTCCAGACGTTTCTCCATGCCCACACCAGGCCTGGAAAGTCAGCTCAAGCAAGAAAACTTCATCCTTGGCAGCTCAAC CATGGATCAGGTGAAAGGGGTGCTGACGCTGCAGGGAGAGGCTCTGACTCAGGCT GACATAAACCTGAAGGTTGCCAAGAGCAGCCAAGTCCTGCATTTTCAGTTCAGAGAAGACAAACAGTGGAAACTGCAGCAG ATCCAGGATGCCAGGAACCATGTAAACCAAGCTCTGCTGCTTCTAAGTAGCCGTGATGAGACGTACCAGTTCAAGACAGGGGCTGAGGTTAACAAG CTCATGGACGCAGTGATGTTACAGCTGACACGAGCACGGAACCGCCTTACCACCCCTGCATCCCTGACTCTTCCAGAACTTGCAACCAGTGGACTGATG AAAATGTTCACTCCCCCTATGCCTGGTGATGTGATGGTGAACTTTTACATCAATTTAAGCAAGCTGTGTCTGACGGTCTACCAGCTGCATGTGCTGCCTCCCAACACCACCAAG AACTTCAAGCCAACAGGAAGCTCAGTGTTGCACAACCCTGGAGCGATGTT TGAGCTCAACAACAACCGCTTTGAGGTGAGCCATGTTCACAAAGTGGAGTGCGTGGTGCCATGGCTCAGCGACACGCTGGTGTTCTTCACCATCTCCCTGCAGCTATGTCAGCAACTCAAGGACAAG ATCTCCGTCTTCTCCAGTTTCTGGAACTACAGGCCATTTTAA